The genomic region CGCTTTGCAGTTGTCGTTCGCGATCTGCGGTGCACTGGGCCTTCGCTGGACGGCGCACGTTGATGCCAACCGGGCTGCTCGGTTCGCAGAAGGGTATCGCGAGGAAAGAGACAACGTCCAACGGACCGCGTCGGTTCGGTTAGGACGGAGTTGGTTGTTGTCGCTGTATCGTGCCATGTGTCACGAGGAGAGGTCGGTGATGAGCACGCTTCGGCGCCTGACTGCCGAGCACTTCGGCTACTACGTTTCCGCAGACGAGATTCGTGCGTCCCTCGTTCGCGCCGGCGTCGCGCTTGACTGAGTGAAATGAATCCCGCAGGTCGCCGTGCGCCGTGGCGCCGGTGGTCCACTGAGTCACGTACTCGCTGGTGGTGAGTCAAACACAACCATCCAATCCTGCGCGGTGGGGCGCCGTCACTTCATTGCGATGAAGCTACGCCTAGCAGGTTGCGGAAAAAGAGTGAGAAGTACGCGTTTCGATTGACCGGAGCTGCGAATGGGCACGTCTGGTGGATCGCCGCTCCGGTCTGTCGAGGGCGATCGTTAGCGTTCGGCAGCGTAGGCGCGGTCCATAGCGCATCGTTAGGCGGTCGCCTCCGCGAGGAGCCGGCGCATCCGCACCAGGTTGTAGACCGCGGTCGCGAAGGTCACCATCCAGCCCACGCGCTCGAGCCCGCGGAAGCGCGGCTGCCGGCAGAGCCCGACGGTCTTGAGCCAGCCAAAGATCTCCTCGATTCGTTTGCGCTTCCGTTGACTCACGGCGTAGCCCGGATGGCGCGTCGTCCGGGGGTCGATCGCACTCGGATGACGCGCGCTCACGTGTTGGGCGACGTGCGGCGTCGCACCTACGGCGCGCAATTCGGCGACGCACGCCTGCGTATCGAAGCCCTTGTCGGCGCCCACGGTGATGTGCACCGCGCGATAGGGTGCGCCCGCCGCTAAGACGATGGCGTTGTCGCGTTCGGCGGTTCCGGTCGCGGCGCTCGTGCAGCTCGCCACCGCTAAGCCATGCCGATTCTCCATGAGCAGCGTCGCCTGATACGCGAGCTGGGCTTCGCGCCCGCGCGCCTTCCGCGCCAGCTGCGCATCCGGATCGGTCGTCGAGGTGTGCGTCGTGTTGCTCCGCCGCTCGCCATGAAAATTCACCGTCGGATTCCGCGGCCCATCATTCGGCGGATCGCGCCGCGGATCATCGGGCGGGAGAAACTTCCGGCGATGCTTGGGCACGGCGGCGTCTTTCGCCGGGTCGCGGCGAAAACTCTTCTGCCCCGCCCACGCCTGGATCAGCGTGCCGTCCACCGTAAAGTGCTCCGGCGAGAGAAGGCCCGCCGCCTGCGCTTCCGCCAGCACCGCCGCGAAGAACCCCTCGGCGACATCCCCAATCAAGAGACGCTCACGATTCTTCGTGAACACCGTCACATCCCAGATCGCATCGTCGATGCCTAACCCCACGAACCACCGGAAGAGCAGATTGTACTCGAGCTGCTCCATTAACTGCCGCTCGCTCCGCACCGTGTAGAGGACCTGGAGCAACAGCGCCCGCAAGAGCTGCTCGGGCGGAATCGATGGCCGGCCGCCATCGGCGTAGATCTGATCAAACGTCGGCGAGAGCGTCGCTAACGCGCGATCTACCACCGGGCGCATCGCCCGCAGCGGATGGCCCGCCGGAATCCGGGCCTCGAGGTCCACCACACTGAACAGCGCGATCTGGTGCGGCTCGCTTCCACGCATCGCTCACGCCGCCCCGTTGAGGTCGGGCCATACTAACCATCTCACATCCCACGCGCCATCCTCAATTCACGCCTTTTTCCGCAACCTGCTAGGAGAGCGACGGCTTAGACGCCCAAGCCAGCTCGTATCCGTTAGGCCAGGGACGCCGTCCACTTCATCGGACTCGGCGTCTATCGACATCTTGCATGGGCAGAACCGGTCAACGCCGTCATCGGGTGGAACGCTGCGAGCGCGACGTCGCGGCCGCCGTACAGCAATCACTTTGTCGTCGGCGATGCGACACCCGCGCTCGCAACTCGCGTTAGGCGTTCGTCAGTGCAGCACGGCCATCACCGCGTCGACGATCGCGGCGATGCTCGATGCCTTCGCCTCGGCGTCGACCGTGAGGCCCAGCGAACGCGCAGCGTCGCTCGTGATCGGCCCCATCGTGATGACACGGGCGCGACCGGTCGCCGTCGGGCTGCCGACCGCCTCGAGAAAGAACCGAACCGTTGACGCCGATGTGAACGTGATCGCGTCGATCTCGCCGTTCGCCAGCGCGCGCCGAGCGGCCTCGGCGCCCGAAGCATCGGGCACGGTTCGATAGGCGACGACCTCGTCGACACCGGCGTGCACCGCACGAAGCGCCGCCGGCAACGTGTCGCCGGCGCCGGCCGCTTTGATGAACAGCACACGCGCCCCCTGCACATCGGCGCGCGCGCGCAGCGTCTGGCCCAGACTCTCCGCCGTCGCGCGCGGCGGAATCACGTCGGCGGCGATGCCGTGACCGAGCAGTGCGCCCGCCGTCGCCTGCCCAACCGCGCCGACGCGCACGCCGGCGAAGCGCCGCGCGTCGCCGCCCGAGTCGCGCAGCGCGGTCCACGCGATCTCGACCGCGTTCTGCGACGTGAACAGCACCCATTGATACGCGTCCAGCCGGCCCAACGCGGCGCGCAGCGGCGCAGGGTCCGCGGGGGCAATGGTGATGGCCGGCGCCTCGATCACCTCCGCGCCTAACTGCGTAAGGCGGTCGGCGAGCTCCGACGCCTGCGCGCGCGCCCGCGTGACGAGGATCCGGCGGCCGTGCAGCGGTCGCCGGTCGAACCACGCGATGTCATCCCGGAGACGCGCGACGTCGCCGATGACCGTGATCGATGGCGCGCCGATGCCGGCCGCACGCGCCGCCTCGACGATCTCGCCGAGTGTGCTGCGAATGGTGCGCTGCCTGGGCCACGTGCCCCATTCGATCACGGCCGCCGGCGTGTCCGCCGACAACCCACCGGCTGTCAGCGCGGCGACGATGTCGGGCAGCCGCTTGACACCCATGTAGAGCACGAGCGTGCCGCCCGCGCGCGCCAACGACGCCCAATCGAGGTCGCTCTCGTGCTTCGCCGAATCTTCGTGGCCCGTCACGAACGTGACGGCAGACGCCATCCCGCGGTGCGTCACAGGAATGCCGGCGTACGCCGGCGCAGCAACACCAGCGGTCACGCCAGGCACCACTTCGAAGGGCACGCCGGCCGCGGCCAGCGCCTGCGCTTCCTCGCTCCCGCGACCAAAGACGAACGGGTCGCCGCCCTTGAGACGCACTACACGCTTGCCGTCGCGAGCGAGTCGCACGAGCAGCGCGTTGATTTCTTCCTGACGCGCCGATGGCGCGCCGCCCCGCTTCCCCACATCGTGCAGTTCCGCGTTGGGCCGCACCGCGGCGTCGCGCACGATGCGTGGATTCACGAGCGCGTCGTACACCACGGCGTCCGCGGCCCCGAGCAACGCACGCGCGCGAACCGTGAGGAGACCTGGATCGCCTGGCCCCGCGCCGACGAGCGAGACGAATCCGGACGGTGGACGGGCAGGATCGGGCGCGTTCATGCCTGAAAGAATGCCCGCTGCACCGGTAAACTCAACGGAGCGAGCGCCGGACGCGGGCGCTCTGCACCGGCCGCAGGTGCATCGCGGCCTGCGGACGCGTATGATCATGGGACATGACCACCGGGGAAGCCACGTCGCCGGCGACACGCACCGTTCTCGCCGGTTGCT from Gemmatimonadaceae bacterium harbors:
- a CDS encoding IS5 family transposase produces the protein MRGSEPHQIALFSVVDLEARIPAGHPLRAMRPVVDRALATLSPTFDQIYADGGRPSIPPEQLLRALLLQVLYTVRSERQLMEQLEYNLLFRWFVGLGIDDAIWDVTVFTKNRERLLIGDVAEGFFAAVLAEAQAAGLLSPEHFTVDGTLIQAWAGQKSFRRDPAKDAAVPKHRRKFLPPDDPRRDPPNDGPRNPTVNFHGERRSNTTHTSTTDPDAQLARKARGREAQLAYQATLLMENRHGLAVASCTSAATGTAERDNAIVLAAGAPYRAVHITVGADKGFDTQACVAELRAVGATPHVAQHVSARHPSAIDPRTTRHPGYAVSQRKRKRIEEIFGWLKTVGLCRQPRFRGLERVGWMVTFATAVYNLVRMRRLLAEATA
- the cobA gene encoding uroporphyrinogen-III C-methyltransferase translates to MNAPDPARPPSGFVSLVGAGPGDPGLLTVRARALLGAADAVVYDALVNPRIVRDAAVRPNAELHDVGKRGGAPSARQEEINALLVRLARDGKRVVRLKGGDPFVFGRGSEEAQALAAAGVPFEVVPGVTAGVAAPAYAGIPVTHRGMASAVTFVTGHEDSAKHESDLDWASLARAGGTLVLYMGVKRLPDIVAALTAGGLSADTPAAVIEWGTWPRQRTIRSTLGEIVEAARAAGIGAPSITVIGDVARLRDDIAWFDRRPLHGRRILVTRARAQASELADRLTQLGAEVIEAPAITIAPADPAPLRAALGRLDAYQWVLFTSQNAVEIAWTALRDSGGDARRFAGVRVGAVGQATAGALLGHGIAADVIPPRATAESLGQTLRARADVQGARVLFIKAAGAGDTLPAALRAVHAGVDEVVAYRTVPDASGAEAARRALANGEIDAITFTSASTVRFFLEAVGSPTATGRARVITMGPITSDAARSLGLTVDAEAKASSIAAIVDAVMAVLH